The segment CGGCAAGAAGGCTCCGAACACCAGCTCAGAACCGGTCAGCACAGGTTGAGTCGGTTCTGGTGGATGTGTCAGCGGTCCGGCCTGCCTGAGCCACAGGGAGGACCACATTGAGCACCAGCCTGCCCCAGCTCTCGGCCACGCAGGACCACGACTCAACCCTCATCGCCCTCACGGTCGAAGAGGCGGCCCGCCGCCTCGGTGTCGGCCGCACCACCATGTTCGCCCTCATCCGTACGGGCGAGGTCCCGAGCATCCCCATCGGTCGCCTCCACCGTGTGCCGGCCGAGGCGCTGACTCAGTACGTCCGCCGCCGGATGCAGGAGTCCGGCTTCGCCCCGATCGCAGCCTGAGGAGGCTTCACCCTTGGCAACCCGTCAGCCCAACGGCGCTTCGAGCATCTACCAGGACAAGGACGGCAAATGGCACGGCCGCGTGACCGTCGGTGTGAAGGACGACGGCACCCCCGACCGGCGTCACATCAGGGGCAAGAACCGGGCCGAGGTAACCAAGAAGGTTCGGGAGCTGGAGAAGAAGCGGGACGAGGGTAACATCCCGAAGGCCGGCAAGAAGTGGACCGTCACGTCCTGGCTCACCCACTGGGTCGAGAACATTGCGGCTCTGTCCGTCCGGCCGAACACCCTGTCCGGCTACCGGGTGGCGGTCAACGTCCACTTGATCCCCGGGCTGGGCGCTCACCGGCTGGAGAAGCTTGAGCCGGAACATCTGGAGCGCTTCTACAAGAAGATGCAGGACAACGGCAGCAAGCCCGCCACTGCTCACCAGGCCCATCGCACCATCCGGGCCGCGCTCAACCAGGCGGTGAGGCGCGGGCACATCACTCGCAACGTCGCCTCCCTGGCCACGGCGCCCAAGGTGGAAGAGGAGGAGGTGACGCCGTACGAGGTCGAGGAGGTGCAGCGGCTTCTGCTGGAGGCGGGCAAGCGCCGGAACAGCGGCCGGTGGGCGGTCGCCCTCGCGCTCGGACTGCGGCAGGGCGAAGCGCTCGGACTCCAATGGACGGACATCGACCTGGACGAAGGAACTCTCTGGGTCCGCCAGAGCATGCAGCGGCCGAAGTACCGTCACGGCTGCGAGGGCGAGTCCTGCGGGAAGAAGCACGCCGGCCGGTGCCCCGAGCGGATTCGGACGAACAAGCAGGCGGCCCCCACCAAGTCGAAGGCGGGTAAGCGGCTGATCGGATTGCCCGACCAGCTCATCAAGGTGCTGCGGCTCCACCAGGAGGAGCAGGAGCGGGAGCGGCTCCAGGCCCGGCAGCTCTGGCAGGACGGTGGGTGGGTCTTCGCCACCGAGACCGGCCAGCCGCTCATCCCGCGCACCGACTGGGACGAGTGGAAGCGCTTGCTTCAGGCCGCCGGGCTCCGTGACGGCCGTCTCCACGACGCTCGCCACACTGCCGGCACGATCCTGCTCATCCTCGGCGTGCCCGAGCGGATCGTGATGGACATCATGGGCTGGTCGAGCACCGCCATGGCCCACCGGTACCAGCACGTGACGAAGCGGGTCCGCCGTGACGTGGCCCAGCAGATCGGTGGACTCATCTGGACGGTGGCTCAGGAGCAGACCGATTGACCAAACCGGTCATCCATGAAGCGCTGCTTCCGCGAGACTGTGCCGATCAGCAGCCGAGGTGAGGGACGGCAGTGGAGACGTACATCATCAGAGGAACCGCCGAGCGGCCAGCAGACTGCGATGCGTGCCAGAAGTCGGTTCAACGTCCGATCATTCTGGAGACTGCGGACCGTGATGGTAACCCACTGGGCCACTACTCACATGTTGGCTTGGACTGCGCAGCCAAGCGGACCAAGAAGGACCGGACGGCGGT is part of the Kitasatospora cineracea genome and harbors:
- a CDS encoding tyrosine-type recombinase/integrase produces the protein MATRQPNGASSIYQDKDGKWHGRVTVGVKDDGTPDRRHIRGKNRAEVTKKVRELEKKRDEGNIPKAGKKWTVTSWLTHWVENIAALSVRPNTLSGYRVAVNVHLIPGLGAHRLEKLEPEHLERFYKKMQDNGSKPATAHQAHRTIRAALNQAVRRGHITRNVASLATAPKVEEEEVTPYEVEEVQRLLLEAGKRRNSGRWAVALALGLRQGEALGLQWTDIDLDEGTLWVRQSMQRPKYRHGCEGESCGKKHAGRCPERIRTNKQAAPTKSKAGKRLIGLPDQLIKVLRLHQEEQERERLQARQLWQDGGWVFATETGQPLIPRTDWDEWKRLLQAAGLRDGRLHDARHTAGTILLILGVPERIVMDIMGWSSTAMAHRYQHVTKRVRRDVAQQIGGLIWTVAQEQTD
- a CDS encoding helix-turn-helix domain-containing protein, which translates into the protein MSTSLPQLSATQDHDSTLIALTVEEAARRLGVGRTTMFALIRTGEVPSIPIGRLHRVPAEALTQYVRRRMQESGFAPIAA